One Chromobacterium paludis genomic window carries:
- a CDS encoding NUDIX hydrolase, with protein sequence MSANKACPLLLQDGKLLWFRHPLAGCQLVKGTIEPGEGAAEAALRELSEEAGIRHARATRDLGEWASGYQGQRWSFTLCEVDALLPQAWTHFCADDGGLQLNFFWHPLTAAAPADSHPLYHRALAEARRRLADVPPPLAPGEKERI encoded by the coding sequence ATGAGCGCCAACAAGGCTTGCCCGCTGCTGCTGCAAGACGGCAAACTGCTTTGGTTCCGCCATCCCTTGGCCGGCTGCCAGCTGGTCAAAGGCACGATAGAGCCGGGGGAGGGCGCGGCGGAGGCAGCCTTGCGCGAATTATCGGAAGAGGCCGGCATCCGCCATGCCCGCGCGACGCGCGATCTGGGCGAATGGGCGTCCGGCTACCAGGGTCAGCGTTGGTCCTTCACTTTGTGCGAGGTCGACGCGCTTTTGCCCCAGGCCTGGACGCATTTTTGCGCCGACGACGGCGGGCTGCAGCTGAATTTCTTCTGGCATCCTCTGACGGCGGCCGCGCCGGCGGACAGCCATCCGCTGTATCATCGCGCCCTGGCCGAGGCGCGGCGCAGGCTGGCGGATGTTCCGCCGCCGCTAGCGCCGGGCGAGAAGGAGCGGATATGA
- a CDS encoding VOC family protein: protein MKQSLALVSLVVADYDEAIAFFVGKLGFELTEDSYQAEQDKRWVVVTPPGSAASLLLARASSEVQRAAIGNQAGGRVWLFLNTDDFWRDYERYRAAGVEFTRPPLEQDYGTVAVFRDLCGNQWDLIQRKG, encoded by the coding sequence ATGAAGCAGAGTCTGGCGCTGGTGTCGCTGGTGGTGGCCGATTACGACGAGGCCATCGCGTTTTTCGTCGGCAAGCTGGGGTTCGAATTGACCGAGGACAGCTACCAGGCCGAGCAGGACAAGCGCTGGGTGGTGGTGACGCCGCCGGGCTCGGCCGCCAGCCTGCTGCTGGCCCGGGCCAGCAGCGAGGTCCAGCGCGCGGCCATAGGCAATCAGGCCGGCGGCCGGGTGTGGCTGTTTTTGAATACCGATGATTTCTGGCGCGACTACGAGCGCTACCGCGCGGCCGGCGTGGAGTTCACCCGCCCGCCGCTGGAGCAGGACTACGGCACGGTGGCGGTGTTCCGCGACCTGTGCGGCAATCAGTGGGATTTGATTCAGCGTAAGGGCTGA
- a CDS encoding tRNA threonylcarbamoyladenosine dehydratase gives MDHTADLDRRFGGIARLYGDDALSRFRRAHVCVVGVGGVGSWVVEALARSAIGKLTLIDLDNVAESNTNRQLPALDPLYGMAKVTALAARVKAINPACEVVEIEDFVTEENMDAMLGQSYDYIVDCIDSLKVKTAMAAWCARKRQRFIVSGGAGGQMDPSQIKLADLSEVTQDPLLSKLRYNLRRHHGFARDGKKMGVPCVYSTEQLVYPQAQACDAGEARGPQGLSCAGFGAGMVVTASFGLFAASRVLTDLAKGKK, from the coding sequence ATGGACCACACTGCCGATCTAGACCGCCGCTTCGGCGGCATTGCCCGCCTCTACGGCGACGACGCGCTCTCGCGCTTCCGCCGCGCCCATGTCTGCGTGGTGGGCGTGGGCGGCGTCGGCTCTTGGGTGGTGGAGGCGCTGGCGCGCAGCGCCATCGGCAAGCTCACGCTGATAGACCTGGACAATGTGGCCGAGTCCAACACCAACCGCCAGCTGCCGGCGCTGGACCCGCTGTACGGCATGGCCAAGGTGACGGCGCTGGCGGCGCGCGTGAAAGCGATCAACCCGGCCTGCGAGGTGGTGGAGATAGAAGACTTCGTCACCGAAGAGAATATGGACGCCATGCTGGGCCAGAGCTACGACTACATCGTGGACTGCATAGACAGCCTGAAGGTGAAGACGGCGATGGCGGCCTGGTGCGCCCGCAAGCGCCAGCGCTTCATCGTGTCCGGCGGCGCCGGCGGCCAGATGGACCCGAGCCAAATCAAGCTGGCGGACCTGTCCGAAGTGACCCAGGACCCGCTGTTGTCCAAGCTGCGCTACAACCTGCGCCGCCATCACGGCTTTGCCCGCGACGGCAAGAAAATGGGCGTGCCCTGCGTCTATTCGACGGAGCAACTGGTCTACCCGCAGGCCCAGGCCTGCGACGCCGGCGAGGCGCGCGGGCCGCAGGGCTTGTCCTGCGCCGGCTTCGGCGCCGGCATGGTGGTGACGGCCAGCTTCGGCCTGTTCGCCGCGTCGCGGGTGCTGACGGATTTGGCGAAGGGCAAGAAATAA
- a CDS encoding darcynin family protein: protein MSKTMTFFALLRVHPNWLRLSRPERSRFEEDTLKPIYARYPEVRMRWFDAEAFTTRCSDVAMFETESVPAFYYLIDALRDSKVVTEPYFEFVDIIPAVEEGFRDYDAQLAR from the coding sequence ATGTCCAAGACCATGACTTTCTTCGCGCTGCTGCGCGTCCACCCCAACTGGCTGCGGCTGAGTCGGCCGGAACGCAGCCGCTTTGAGGAAGATACGCTGAAGCCCATCTATGCGCGCTATCCCGAGGTGCGCATGCGCTGGTTCGACGCCGAGGCCTTCACCACGCGCTGCAGCGATGTGGCGATGTTCGAGACCGAGTCGGTGCCGGCTTTCTACTATCTGATAGACGCGCTGCGCGACAGCAAGGTGGTGACCGAACCCTATTTCGAGTTCGTCGACATCATCCCGGCGGTGGAGGAAGGCTTCCGCGATTACGACGCGCAGCTGGCGCGCTGA
- a CDS encoding TetR/AcrR family transcriptional regulator, with translation MSTIPQPRKAPRQARSRHAVAAILEAAARILARDGYAAFNTNRVAEEAGVGIGSLYQYFPNKQALVAALHRRHGEGTLATLDHALAASAGQPPRGRLAAMVDAVLALHRRELGLHRVLEREWPAFDEPPASNPLDAALRARIAGWLAESGLDPAKAGTLLRMADSLTHGLLLDGEPEAEPLEHTITDALAGFLGLPARQAT, from the coding sequence ATGTCCACGATTCCGCAGCCGCGCAAAGCGCCGCGCCAAGCCCGCTCCCGCCATGCCGTGGCCGCCATCCTGGAGGCGGCGGCTCGCATTCTGGCGCGAGACGGCTATGCCGCGTTCAATACCAACCGCGTCGCCGAGGAGGCCGGCGTCGGCATCGGCTCGCTTTACCAGTACTTTCCCAATAAGCAGGCGCTGGTCGCCGCCCTGCATCGCCGCCATGGCGAAGGGACGCTGGCGACGCTGGATCATGCGCTGGCGGCAAGCGCCGGCCAGCCGCCGCGCGGCAGGCTGGCGGCCATGGTGGACGCCGTGTTGGCGCTGCATAGGCGCGAGCTGGGCCTGCACCGGGTGCTGGAGCGCGAATGGCCGGCCTTCGACGAGCCGCCGGCCAGCAATCCCTTGGACGCCGCGCTGCGCGCGCGGATAGCGGGCTGGCTGGCCGAATCCGGCCTGGACCCGGCCAAAGCCGGCACGCTGCTGCGCATGGCGGACAGCCTGACGCATGGCCTGCTGCTGGACGGCGAGCCGGAGGCCGAGCCGCTGGAACACACGATTACCGACGCGCTGGCAGGCTTCCTGGGCCTGCCGGCGCGGCAAGCCACTTAA
- the ltaE gene encoding low-specificity L-threonine aldolase: MQRIDLRSDTVTQPTPAMRQAMFDAPLGDDCYGDDPTVLKLEALAADTLGKEAALFVPSGTFGNQLALFTHCRRGDEVIVEDNSHIVWHEAGAAAVIAGAHLRTIEGVNGLMAVEQIERRIRVGDDIHEPRTGLICLENAHSNGRVLPLAAMADTAALAREYGVPVHLDGARVFNAAASLGCDVREVVHHVDSVMFCLSKGLAAPVGSMLAGRKDFIEQARRKRKLMGGGLRQAGVLAAPGILALTEMAPRLHEDHANARYLAEGLAKLPCVDINPADTHINLVWFRFNAEIDSAELMAALEEAGFLANPPHMGMMRLVTHWQVSRADIDRLLEVMQRVLCD; the protein is encoded by the coding sequence ATGCAGCGGATAGACCTGCGCAGCGACACCGTGACCCAACCGACCCCGGCCATGCGCCAGGCCATGTTCGACGCCCCGCTGGGCGACGATTGCTACGGCGACGACCCCACCGTGCTGAAGCTGGAAGCGCTGGCCGCCGACACGCTGGGCAAGGAGGCCGCGCTGTTCGTGCCCAGCGGCACCTTCGGCAACCAGCTGGCCCTGTTCACCCACTGCCGCCGCGGCGACGAGGTGATCGTCGAGGACAACAGCCACATCGTCTGGCACGAGGCCGGCGCGGCGGCGGTGATCGCCGGCGCCCATCTGCGCACCATCGAAGGCGTCAACGGCCTGATGGCGGTGGAACAGATCGAGCGCCGCATTCGCGTCGGCGACGACATCCACGAACCGCGCACCGGCCTGATCTGCCTGGAAAACGCCCACAGCAACGGCCGCGTCTTGCCGCTGGCCGCCATGGCCGACACCGCCGCGCTGGCGCGCGAATACGGCGTGCCGGTGCATCTGGACGGCGCGCGCGTGTTCAACGCCGCCGCCAGCCTGGGCTGCGACGTGCGAGAAGTGGTCCACCACGTGGACAGCGTGATGTTCTGCCTGTCCAAGGGACTGGCCGCGCCGGTGGGCTCCATGCTGGCCGGGCGCAAGGATTTCATCGAACAGGCGCGCCGCAAGCGCAAGCTGATGGGCGGCGGCCTGCGCCAGGCCGGCGTGCTGGCCGCGCCGGGCATTCTGGCGCTGACCGAGATGGCGCCGCGCCTGCATGAAGACCACGCCAACGCCCGCTATCTGGCCGAAGGCCTGGCCAAGCTGCCCTGCGTGGACATCAACCCGGCCGACACCCACATCAACCTGGTATGGTTCCGCTTCAACGCCGAGATAGACTCTGCCGAACTGATGGCCGCGCTGGAAGAGGCCGGCTTCCTGGCCAATCCGCCGCACATGGGCATGATGCGCCTGGTCACCCATTGGCAGGTCAGCCGCGCCGACATCGACCGCCTGCTGGAGGTGATGCAGCGCGTGCTTTGCGATTGA
- a CDS encoding prolyl oligopeptidase family serine peptidase codes for MTPSQDPHAWLESLDSKRAAAWVAEQNARTEGVLDADPRFDGLKADILAHLRDTRQIPYFAEHAGWLYNFHQDEAHPRGIYRRSTLDDYRAGSQDWQTVLDIDALADADGKDWYLDGVSHCTVMPERALVHLTNGGGDATVAREYDVEARRWVEGGFSFPEGKNHIAWRDPDSAFVCPGWKGAPLTRAGYPREVWLVERGEDGQHGWTQLFAAPEDAMMTAAWRFLDSDGSALDLAEVSDGFYRKTYYLIDGGLALHALPLPPKAEIEAYIAGDFIVKLAEDWAWQGANYPSGSLLAVSLAGLLGEGPAPQTLQAPEPRLAVAMVETTRSRLLVNLLDNVKSRMLCFAKQDGEWVRQPLSLPEDGVIEIADQPWQSDVLYYSYSDFLTPCGLYRLDLENGASECLRRQPEAFDPAPYVAEQWQATAPDGEQIPYFVVRRRDAPFDGSTPTLLYGYGGFEVPMLPYYIENFGPHWLAQGGAFVLACIRGGGEFGPHWHQAAQGPKRQVSFDDFIAVAEDLMDRQLTSPAKLAIEGGSNGGLLVGAAMAQRPELFQAVVCEVPLLDMLRYTELLAGASWIDEYGDPEDEAEREALAAYSPYHHLRADARYPLALFTTSASDDRVHPGHARKMVARLRELGHDALFYETDGGGHAGNAGQEDTAKELARVLVYLYQRLMD; via the coding sequence ATGACCCCGTCCCAAGACCCCCACGCCTGGCTGGAAAGCCTGGATTCCAAACGCGCCGCCGCCTGGGTGGCGGAGCAGAACGCCCGCACCGAGGGCGTGCTGGACGCCGATCCGCGTTTTGACGGCCTGAAGGCCGACATCCTGGCCCATCTGCGCGACACGCGGCAGATTCCATACTTCGCCGAGCACGCCGGCTGGCTGTACAACTTCCATCAGGACGAGGCGCATCCGCGCGGCATTTACCGCCGCTCCACCCTGGACGACTACCGCGCCGGCAGCCAGGACTGGCAGACGGTGCTGGACATAGACGCCTTGGCCGACGCCGACGGCAAGGACTGGTATTTGGACGGCGTGTCCCACTGCACCGTGATGCCGGAGCGGGCGCTGGTGCATTTGACCAACGGCGGCGGCGACGCCACCGTGGCGCGCGAATACGATGTCGAAGCGCGGCGCTGGGTGGAGGGCGGCTTCAGCTTCCCGGAAGGCAAGAACCACATCGCCTGGCGCGATCCGGACAGCGCCTTCGTCTGCCCCGGTTGGAAGGGCGCGCCGCTGACCCGCGCCGGCTACCCGCGCGAGGTGTGGCTGGTGGAGCGGGGCGAAGACGGCCAGCACGGCTGGACCCAGCTGTTCGCCGCGCCGGAAGACGCGATGATGACCGCGGCCTGGCGCTTCCTGGACAGCGACGGCAGCGCGCTGGACTTGGCCGAGGTGTCCGACGGTTTTTACCGCAAAACCTATTACCTGATAGACGGCGGCTTGGCGCTGCACGCGCTGCCGCTGCCGCCCAAGGCGGAGATCGAGGCCTATATCGCCGGCGATTTCATCGTCAAGCTGGCGGAAGACTGGGCCTGGCAAGGCGCGAACTATCCCAGCGGCAGCCTGCTGGCGGTGAGCCTGGCCGGCCTGCTGGGCGAGGGCCCTGCGCCGCAGACCTTGCAAGCGCCCGAGCCGCGGCTGGCGGTGGCGATGGTGGAAACCACACGCAGCCGGCTGCTGGTCAACCTGCTGGACAACGTCAAAAGCCGCATGCTGTGCTTCGCCAAGCAGGACGGCGAGTGGGTGCGCCAGCCGCTGAGCCTGCCGGAGGACGGCGTGATCGAAATCGCCGACCAGCCGTGGCAGAGCGACGTGCTGTACTACAGCTACAGCGACTTCCTGACGCCCTGCGGCCTGTACCGTCTGGATCTGGAAAACGGCGCGAGCGAATGCCTGCGCCGCCAGCCGGAGGCCTTCGACCCTGCGCCCTATGTGGCCGAGCAGTGGCAGGCCACGGCGCCGGACGGCGAGCAAATCCCCTATTTCGTAGTGCGTCGGCGCGACGCGCCCTTCGATGGCTCCACGCCGACCTTGCTGTACGGCTACGGCGGCTTCGAGGTGCCGATGCTGCCGTATTACATCGAAAACTTCGGCCCGCACTGGCTGGCCCAGGGCGGCGCCTTCGTGCTGGCCTGCATCCGCGGCGGCGGCGAGTTCGGCCCGCATTGGCACCAGGCGGCGCAGGGGCCCAAGCGGCAGGTCAGCTTCGACGACTTCATCGCGGTGGCGGAAGACCTGATGGACCGCCAGCTGACCTCGCCGGCCAAGCTGGCGATAGAGGGCGGCAGCAACGGCGGCCTCTTGGTGGGCGCGGCGATGGCGCAGCGGCCGGAATTGTTCCAGGCCGTGGTGTGCGAGGTGCCGCTGCTGGACATGCTGCGCTACACCGAGCTATTGGCCGGCGCCAGCTGGATAGACGAGTACGGCGACCCGGAAGACGAAGCCGAGCGCGAAGCGCTGGCGGCCTACTCGCCGTATCACCATCTGCGCGCCGACGCGCGCTACCCGCTGGCCCTGTTCACCACCAGCGCCAGCGATGACCGCGTGCATCCCGGCCACGCGCGCAAGATGGTGGCGCGCCTGCGCGAGCTGGGCCACGACGCGCTGTTCTACGAAACCGATGGCGGCGGGCACGCCGGCAACGCCGGCCAGGAAGACACGGCGAAGGAGCTGGCGCGGGTGCTGGTGTATCTGTACCAGCGGCTGATGGACTGA
- a CDS encoding S46 family peptidase, protein MPRSPLFHALAIAASLQAAHALADEGMWTFDHPPLQQVKQRYGLALTPAWLDRLRLSTVDFGATASFVSPNGLMLTNNHVAHHCLSQLSSAGRDLNRSGFLARQRSQELKCPNATAKVLESWQDVTRQVQDAAPASLPPEQQASRHKAVVAELEQRCSRDTGLKCEMVSLYNGAVYQLYRYREWKDVRLVFAPEEQASYFGGDADNFVYPRYALDMALLRVYQNGKPYRPAHYLTLSRQGVREGEPVFVAGHPGRTSRLETLAQLQLRRDLTLPLQLQDARMQQALLQRYAERSPEAARQANAVLFGIENWLKNMSGEALALQQPELEAAKRKEEAELKTAYAQAGLAGDPWREVDQAANYQRQHYAEYYLVDYGDTLLVLAGQLVEQAAERKLPESERLYGYSDGDLPGLERKLQADTPVYPQLDIARLTGQLQQMRDKLGADHPAVRILLGHDEPAQAARRLIAGSRLGQAAERRKLLAGAAAAIAASDDPLIAAARQLYPLRRQLERNYDAHVRAPLRQAASQLGQARFKLYGDALPPDATGTLRLSYGKVAGYRADGVAMPWKTVIGGLYARAAAFDHRSPFQLATALETHRGAINPDLPLDFVSTVDIVGGNSGSPVVNAQGELVGLIFDGNQQMLAGGHVYSDARARAIAVDSRGMLHLLDKAYHAGALLQELSGG, encoded by the coding sequence ATGCCACGCTCCCCGCTATTTCACGCCCTCGCCATCGCAGCGTCATTGCAGGCCGCCCACGCCTTGGCCGACGAAGGCATGTGGACCTTCGACCATCCGCCGCTGCAACAGGTCAAACAACGCTACGGACTGGCGCTGACGCCGGCCTGGCTGGACCGGCTGCGGCTGTCCACCGTCGACTTCGGCGCCACCGCATCCTTCGTCTCGCCTAACGGCCTGATGCTGACCAATAACCACGTGGCCCACCACTGCCTGAGCCAGCTCTCCAGCGCCGGGCGGGACCTGAACCGCAGCGGCTTCTTGGCCCGCCAGCGCAGCCAGGAGCTGAAGTGCCCCAACGCCACCGCCAAGGTGCTGGAGTCCTGGCAGGACGTCACCCGGCAAGTGCAGGACGCCGCCCCGGCCAGCCTGCCGCCGGAACAGCAGGCCAGTCGGCACAAGGCCGTGGTGGCGGAGCTGGAACAGCGCTGCAGCCGGGACACCGGCCTGAAGTGCGAGATGGTCAGCCTGTACAACGGCGCCGTCTATCAGCTCTACCGCTATCGGGAATGGAAAGACGTGCGTCTGGTGTTCGCGCCGGAAGAGCAGGCCTCGTATTTCGGCGGCGACGCCGACAACTTCGTCTACCCGCGCTACGCCCTGGACATGGCCCTGCTGCGCGTCTACCAGAACGGCAAGCCGTATCGCCCGGCGCATTACCTCACTCTGTCGCGCCAGGGCGTGCGCGAGGGCGAGCCGGTCTTCGTCGCCGGCCACCCCGGCCGCACCAGCCGGCTGGAAACGCTGGCGCAGCTGCAACTCCGCCGCGATCTGACCCTGCCGCTGCAATTGCAGGATGCCCGCATGCAGCAGGCGCTGCTGCAGCGTTACGCCGAGCGCTCGCCGGAAGCGGCGCGCCAGGCCAACGCCGTGCTGTTCGGCATCGAGAACTGGCTCAAGAACATGAGCGGGGAAGCCCTGGCGCTGCAACAGCCGGAACTGGAGGCCGCCAAGCGCAAAGAGGAGGCCGAGCTGAAAACCGCCTACGCCCAGGCCGGCCTGGCCGGCGATCCATGGCGGGAAGTGGACCAGGCCGCGAACTACCAGCGCCAGCATTACGCGGAATACTATCTGGTCGATTACGGCGACACCTTGCTCGTCCTCGCCGGGCAACTGGTGGAACAAGCCGCGGAACGCAAGCTGCCGGAGTCCGAGCGGCTGTACGGCTACAGCGACGGCGACCTGCCCGGGCTGGAACGCAAATTGCAGGCCGATACGCCGGTTTACCCACAGCTGGACATCGCCCGCCTGACCGGGCAATTGCAGCAGATGCGCGACAAGCTGGGCGCCGACCACCCGGCCGTGCGCATCCTGCTGGGCCATGACGAGCCGGCGCAGGCCGCGCGCCGGTTGATCGCGGGCAGCCGCCTGGGGCAGGCCGCCGAGCGTCGTAAACTGCTGGCGGGCGCCGCCGCCGCCATCGCCGCCAGCGACGATCCTCTGATCGCCGCGGCGCGCCAGCTCTACCCGCTGCGCCGCCAGCTGGAGCGGAACTACGACGCCCACGTCCGCGCGCCCCTGCGCCAGGCCGCCAGCCAACTGGGACAGGCCCGCTTCAAGCTATACGGCGACGCCTTGCCGCCGGATGCCACCGGCACGCTGCGGCTGAGCTACGGCAAGGTAGCCGGCTACCGCGCCGACGGCGTCGCCATGCCGTGGAAAACCGTGATAGGCGGCCTGTACGCGCGCGCCGCCGCCTTCGACCACCGTTCGCCGTTTCAGCTGGCCACCGCGCTGGAAACACACCGCGGCGCCATCAATCCGGACCTGCCCCTAGACTTCGTCAGCACCGTGGACATCGTGGGCGGCAACAGCGGCTCGCCGGTGGTCAACGCCCAGGGCGAGCTGGTGGGCCTGATCTTCGACGGCAACCAGCAGATGCTGGCCGGCGGCCATGTCTACAGCGACGCCCGCGCCCGCGCCATCGCCGTGGACAGTCGCGGCATGCTGCACCTGCTGGACAAGGCCTACCATGCCGGAGCGCTGCTCCAGGAGTTGAGCGGCGGCTAA
- a CDS encoding M13 family metallopeptidase produces the protein MKLKTLLPLVLSLSLQAAWAAPANELDYGPYGIDLKGIDHSVRIQDNVSLYANGAWMKQAQIPAERSSTGVGEYLYDLNQQRVREIIEQAAAKPDTAEARKIADLYHSFMDEAAIEKLGLKPLHGQLHEIAGLSSNKQAVAYMAKLQGQPVDAPFHFYVSQDPKNSSAYLAGVSQSGLSMDRDYYLGKSADFAKARKAYQAYLGQLLTLAGEKRAAARAKAVLAFETRLASIQWSNVENRDIQKTYNKVAVGDLSKRLPGYDWTVLLANAQLAKVDAINLDQPTYFAKLSRLLAATPLPVLRDYLSLRTLDAYAPDLAPAWVAAHFDFYGKALDGRGADRPRWKKAVSLVNGGLGEAVGKLYVAKYFTPEAKRQADELVHNLLKAYDQSIDTLSWMEPATKKEAHAKLAKYTPKIGYPDKWRDYSALAIQPDDLAGNVARISQFNYQRDVKRLGQPVDRAEWGMTPQTVNAYYNPANNEIVFPAAILQSPYFDPKFDLAVNYGSIGATIGHEISHGFDDQGHQFDGDGNMRNWWTPADEKHFKEVTAKLVKQYSRFEPVKGHYVNGELTLGENIADNAGLEIAYKAYHIALGGKEAPVIDGMTGDQRFFIAFAQSWRSKTRDGATLQQMVSDPHTPDMYRPIGTVSNLDPFYQAFGVKPGDKMYLPPAQRFHLWW, from the coding sequence ATGAAATTGAAGACCCTGCTGCCGCTGGTCCTGTCGCTGAGCCTGCAAGCCGCCTGGGCCGCGCCGGCCAATGAACTGGACTACGGCCCATACGGCATAGACCTGAAGGGCATAGACCACTCGGTGCGCATCCAGGACAACGTTTCGCTGTACGCCAATGGCGCCTGGATGAAGCAGGCCCAGATCCCGGCCGAGCGCTCGTCCACCGGCGTGGGCGAATACCTGTACGACCTGAATCAGCAGCGCGTGCGCGAAATCATCGAGCAGGCGGCGGCCAAGCCGGACACCGCGGAGGCGCGCAAGATCGCCGATCTGTATCACAGCTTCATGGACGAGGCCGCCATCGAGAAGCTGGGTCTGAAACCGCTGCACGGCCAGTTGCATGAAATCGCCGGCCTGTCGTCCAACAAGCAGGCGGTGGCCTATATGGCCAAGCTGCAGGGGCAGCCGGTGGACGCGCCTTTCCATTTCTACGTGTCGCAGGACCCTAAGAACTCCTCAGCCTATCTGGCCGGGGTCAGTCAGTCCGGCCTCAGCATGGACCGCGATTATTACTTGGGCAAGTCGGCGGATTTCGCCAAGGCGCGCAAGGCTTACCAGGCTTATCTGGGCCAGCTGCTGACGCTGGCCGGCGAGAAGCGCGCCGCCGCGCGCGCCAAGGCGGTGCTCGCGTTCGAGACCCGACTGGCGAGCATCCAGTGGAGCAATGTCGAAAACCGCGACATCCAGAAGACCTACAACAAGGTGGCGGTGGGCGATCTGTCCAAGCGCTTGCCGGGCTATGACTGGACCGTTCTGTTGGCCAATGCCCAACTGGCCAAGGTGGACGCGATCAATCTGGACCAGCCGACATATTTCGCCAAGCTGTCGCGCCTGCTGGCCGCCACGCCGCTGCCGGTGCTGCGCGACTACCTGAGCCTGCGCACGCTGGACGCCTACGCGCCGGACCTGGCGCCGGCCTGGGTGGCCGCCCACTTCGACTTCTACGGCAAGGCGCTGGACGGCCGCGGCGCGGACCGTCCGCGCTGGAAGAAGGCGGTGTCGCTGGTCAACGGCGGACTGGGCGAGGCGGTGGGCAAGCTGTATGTGGCCAAGTATTTCACCCCGGAAGCCAAGCGCCAGGCCGACGAGCTGGTGCACAACTTGCTCAAGGCCTACGACCAGAGCATAGACACGCTGAGCTGGATGGAGCCGGCCACCAAGAAGGAAGCCCATGCCAAGCTGGCCAAGTACACGCCCAAGATAGGCTACCCGGACAAGTGGCGCGATTATTCCGCGCTGGCGATCCAGCCGGATGACCTGGCGGGCAATGTGGCGCGCATCAGCCAGTTCAACTACCAGCGCGACGTGAAGCGGCTGGGCCAGCCGGTGGACCGCGCCGAATGGGGCATGACGCCGCAGACGGTCAATGCCTATTACAATCCCGCCAATAACGAGATCGTGTTCCCGGCCGCCATTCTGCAGTCGCCGTATTTCGATCCCAAGTTCGACCTGGCGGTCAACTACGGCAGCATCGGCGCCACCATAGGCCACGAGATCAGCCATGGCTTCGACGACCAGGGCCACCAGTTCGACGGCGACGGCAATATGCGCAACTGGTGGACGCCGGCCGACGAAAAGCACTTCAAGGAAGTCACGGCCAAGCTGGTCAAGCAGTACAGCCGCTTCGAGCCGGTGAAGGGCCATTACGTCAACGGCGAGCTGACGCTGGGCGAGAACATCGCCGACAACGCCGGCTTGGAAATCGCCTACAAGGCCTATCACATCGCGCTGGGCGGCAAGGAAGCGCCGGTGATAGACGGCATGACCGGCGATCAACGCTTCTTCATCGCCTTCGCCCAATCCTGGCGCAGCAAGACGCGCGACGGCGCCACGCTGCAGCAGATGGTGTCGGACCCGCACACGCCGGATATGTACCGCCCCATCGGCACCGTCAGCAATCTGGATCCGTTCTACCAGGCCTTCGGCGTCAAGCCGGGCGACAAGATGTATTTGCCGCCGGCACAGCGCTTCCACCTGTGGTGGTAA
- a CDS encoding YfaZ family outer membrane protein, translated as MKHLTLALALATLAGGAHAADYIAGFGNGTQQFQRTPDGFGIGLNLDYLRDDHKGSAGGAGLEFALPLGPLTVAGGGKLMALSPDSGSASAALIGGRASFDVAPKVKLFGQAYYAPSSFASGSVNRVSDYAAGVRWNAFGPLSLEAGYRYFDIRRDDSHRSRTLADGAYLGAGLSF; from the coding sequence ATGAAACACCTTACCCTCGCGCTGGCCCTGGCCACCCTGGCCGGCGGCGCGCACGCGGCCGACTACATCGCCGGCTTCGGCAACGGCACCCAGCAGTTCCAGCGCACGCCGGACGGCTTCGGCATAGGCCTCAACCTGGACTACCTGCGCGACGACCACAAGGGCAGCGCCGGCGGCGCCGGCCTGGAGTTCGCCCTGCCGCTGGGTCCGCTGACCGTGGCCGGCGGCGGCAAGCTGATGGCGCTGTCGCCGGACAGCGGCTCCGCCAGCGCCGCGCTGATCGGCGGCCGCGCCAGCTTCGACGTCGCGCCCAAGGTCAAGCTGTTCGGCCAGGCCTATTACGCGCCCTCCAGCTTCGCCAGCGGCAGCGTCAACCGCGTGTCCGACTACGCCGCCGGCGTGCGTTGGAACGCGTTTGGCCCGCTCAGCCTGGAGGCGGGCTACCGCTATTTCGACATCCGCCGCGACGACAGCCACCGCAGCCGCACCCTGGCCGACGGCGCCTACCTGGGCGCCGGCCTGAGCTTTTGA